One genomic window of Salvia miltiorrhiza cultivar Shanhuang (shh) chromosome 4, IMPLAD_Smil_shh, whole genome shotgun sequence includes the following:
- the LOC131021968 gene encoding benzyl alcohol O-benzoyltransferase-like, translating into MEYTRKTLNFKVARKNPELITPAEPTPHELKLLSDIDDQEGLRFQTPVIQFYRSNPCAAGKDPVKVIRDAIAKALVFYYPFAGRLRERGDRKLVVECTGEGVVFVEADADVALQQLGDALYPPFPYLNKLLHHLPATAGILHCPLLLIQVTRLTCGGFVLAIRLNHTLSDAAGIVQFMSAMGELARGAEAPLIQPVWERHLLSARNPPRMTCTHYEYGDNTEGSTIPADNMVERSFVFTAADISALRSILPPHLGRCTTFEIAVACTWRSRAISLYQDPNEEIRISCLVNCRKLFNPPLPEGYYGNAIVYPAAVTTAERLCTNPLQYAVELVRSTKAQAAEEYVRSVADLMVMSGRPAFRVAGTYIVSDLRWAGFSKVEFGWGPAAYGGLAQCGIDLVPGVVSYALPYQDTKGMVLTMSLPPNAMDKFINELHKLLGKE; encoded by the exons ATGGAGTACACTAGGAAAACTTTAAACTTCAAAGTGGCGAGGAAAAACCCAGAGCTCATAACTCCGGCAGAGCCAACGCCTCATGAATTGAAGCTACTCTCTGATATCGACGACCAAGAGGGCCTCCGTTTCCAAACTCCGGTGATACAATTCTACCGAAGCAACCCCTGTGCGGCAGGTAAGGACCCTGTGAAGGTGATCCGCGACGCCATTGCCAAGGCCTTGGTTTTCTACTACCCTTTTGCGGGGCGGCTGAGGGAGCGTGGGGACCGGAAGCTGGTGGTGGAGTGCACCGGAGAAGGGGTTGTGTTCGTTGAGGCTGATGCTGACGTGGCACTGCAGCAGCTCGGGGATGCCCTCTATCCGCCGTTCCCATATTTGAACAAGCTGCTTCACCATCTCCCTGCCACTGCGGGAATCCTCCATTGTCCTTTATTGCTTATTCAG GTGACACGGCTGACATGCGGCGGGTTTGTGCTAGCCATCCGCCTGAATCATACGCTGAGCGACGCCGCTGGAATAGTCCAATTTATGTCAGCCATGGGCGAACTCGCCCGCGGAGCTGAGGCCCCTTTGATTCAACCTGTTTGGGAAAGGCACCTCCTGAGCGCCCGTAACCCTCCGCGCATGACATGCACGCACTACGAGTACGGCGACAATACTGAAGGGAGCACAATCCCAGCTGACAACATGGTGGAGCGCAGCTTCGTCTTCACTGCCGCCGACATCTCCGCCCTCCGCAGCATCTTACCTCCGCACCTCGGCCGCTGCACCACTTTTGAGATTGCGGTGGCTTGCACTTGGCGCAGCCGGGCAATCTCCCTCTATCAAGACCCCAACGAAGAGATCAGAATCTCATGCTTAGTGAATTGTCGGAAGCTGTTCAACCCGCCGCTGCCGGAGGGGTACTACGGAAACGCTATTGTGTACCCGGCGGCCGTCACAACGGCAGAGAGATTATGCACAAATCCGTTACAGTACGCGGTGGAGTTGGTGAGAAGCACGAAAGCACAGGCGGCGGAGGAGTACGTGAGATCAGTTGCGGATCTGATGGTGATGAGCGGGCGGCCGGCTTTCAGAGTGGCGGGGACTTATATAGTGTCTGATTTAAGGTGGGCTGGTTTTAGCAAGGTGGAGTTTGGGTGGGGCCCGGCGGCGTACGGCGGCCTTGCCCAATGCGGTATTGATTTGGTGCCTGGAGTAGTTAGCTATGCTCTACCTTATCAGGATACAAAGGGAATGGTGCTGACCATGAGCTTACCGCCAAACGCCATGGACAAATTCATAAATGAGCTTCACAAGCTGCTCGGAAAAGAGTGA
- the LOC131023498 gene encoding benzyl alcohol O-benzoyltransferase-like, whose translation LQGGEKKPRVDRSDIDDQGGLRFQTPVIQFYRRNPSAEGKDPVKAIRDAIAKALVFYYPFAGRLRESAAGKLVVECTGEGVVFIEADADVALQQLGDTLYPPFPYLHKLLYDVPPTAGIINCPLLLIQVTNELKLIKRRQVTRLTCGGFVFALRLNHTISDAVGLAQLLSAVGELARGDESPSIQPVWERHLLSARNPPRETCAHHEYGHTSEGSHTQAHHIVESSFFFSATDISALRSSLPPHLRGCSSFEIAAACTWRCRAISLSLHPKEEIRISCMVNCRKRVNPPLPKGYYGNCIVYPAAVTTAEKLSLQRAVELLRNSKSQATEEYVKSVADLMVMRGRPLFKAIGTFIVSDFTRAGFGETDC comes from the exons CTTCAAGGTGGAGAGAAAAAACCCAGAGTTGATCGGTCCGACATCGACGACCAAGGGGGCCTCCGTTTCCAAACTCCGGTGATTCAATTCTACAGGAGAAACCCTTCCGCGGAAGGAAAAGACCCTGTGAAAGCGATCCGTGACGCCATTGCTAAGGCCTTGGTTTTCTACTACCCTTTCGCGGGGCGGCTGAGGGAGAGCGCCGCCGGGAAGCTGGTGGTGGAGTGCACCGGAGAGGGTGTGGTGTTCATTGAGGCTGATGCCGACGTGGCACTGCAGCAGCTCGGCGATACCCTCTACCCGCCCTTCCCTTACTTGCACAAGCTGCTCTATGATGTCCCACCCACTGCCGGAATCATCAATTGCCCTTTGTTACTTATTCAGGTGACC AATGAATTAAAACTGATTAAAAGGAGACAGGTGACACGGCTGACATGCGGCGGCTTTGTGTTTGCCCTCCGCTTGAATCATACAATAAGCGACGCCGTGGGACTGGCCCAGCTTTTGTCGGCGGTGGGCGAACTCGCCCGCGGAGATGAATCCCCTTCGATTCAACCTGTTTGGGAAAGGCACCTCCTTAGCGCTCGTAACCCGCCACGCGAGACATGCGCACACCACGAGTATGGCCACACAAGTGAAGGAAGCCACACCCAAGCTCACCACATTGTGGAGAGCAGCTTCTTCTTCAGTGCCACCGACATCTCCGCCCTCCGAAGCAGCCTACCGCCGCACCTCCGCGGCTGCTCCAGCTTCGAGATTGCGGCAGCTTGCACTTGGCGCTGCCGGGCAATCTCCCTTTCTCTACACCCTAAGGAGGAGATTAGAATCTCATGCATGGTGAATTGTCGGAAGCGAGTCAATCCGCCGCTCCCCAAGGGGTACTACGGCAATTGTATTGTCTACCCCGCCGCCGTCACAACTGCAGAGAAGTTGTCGTTGCAGCGGGCGGTGGAGCTGCTGAGAAACTCCAAATCACAAGCAACGGAGGAGTACGTCAAATCAGTTGCGGATCTAATGGTGATGAGAGGGCGACCCCTTTTCAAAGCGATAGGGACTTTTATAGTGTCTGATTTTACGCGGGCGGGTTTCGGTGAAACGGACTGTTAA